A stretch of the Maridesulfovibrio bastinii DSM 16055 genome encodes the following:
- a CDS encoding ATP-binding protein translates to MEELYKDFDKTRMSLSLKADISELHILACRLEEFAQVSGLPEKILFEINLVLDELFTNLVSYGCNGVDEHYFNLKIEYDEVELRLIIEDNGKKFNPLEVPAPDIHCDCQDRKIGGLGVHFMRKLMDSVEYFWENGRNYLKLRKKIPVQ, encoded by the coding sequence GTGGAAGAACTATACAAGGATTTTGATAAAACCAGAATGTCATTATCGCTGAAGGCCGATATTTCAGAATTACACATTCTGGCCTGCAGACTTGAAGAGTTTGCTCAGGTTTCCGGCCTGCCGGAGAAAATTCTTTTTGAAATCAATCTTGTGCTCGATGAACTTTTTACAAATCTGGTCAGTTACGGTTGTAACGGTGTTGATGAACACTATTTCAATCTTAAAATTGAGTACGATGAGGTTGAGCTGCGGCTGATTATTGAGGACAACGGAAAGAAATTTAATCCGCTTGAAGTCCCCGCACCAGATATCCATTGTGATTGTCAGGATCGTAAAATAGGCGGTCTTGGAGTGCATTTCATGCGTAAACTTATGGATAGCGTGGAATATTTTTGGGAAAATGGCAGAAATTATCTTAAACTTAGAAAAAAAATACCAGTACAATAA